In Streptomyces rapamycinicus NRRL 5491, the genomic stretch CGGCTGGTGCTCAAGGCTGCGGACAGCACGGAGTACACACTTCCCATCGACGAGCGACTGCGCGCCGCGGTGCGCAATGACCGCGCTCGGCTCGGCCAGATCGAGATCGAGGTCGAGAGCCATCTGCGGCCCCGTGACATCCAGGCCCGTATACGTGCCGGCGCCACCGCCGAAGAGGTCGCGCAGATGGCGGGCATCCCCGTCGACCGCGTGCGGCGCTTCGAGGGCCCGGTGCTCGCGGAGCGCGCCTTCATGGCCGAGCGCGCCCGTAAGACTCCCGTGCGCCGCCCCGGCGAGAACACCGGACCGCAGCTCGGCGAGGCCGTCGCGGAGCGGCTGTTGCTGCGCGGTGCCGAGAAGGACACCACGCAGTGGGACTCCTGGCGGCGCGACGACGGCACCTGGGAGGTGCTGCTGGTCTACCGGGTCGCCGGTGAGCCGCACTCGGCGAGCTGGACCTACGACCCGCCCCGGCGGCTGGTCCAGGCGGTGGACGACGAGGCGCGGGCGCTGATCGGCGAGGCCGACGACACGCCCGAGCCGAGCTTCCCGTTCGTGCCGCGGATCGCCCGGCTGCCGCGCGACCGGGACAGGGACCGCGATCGCGACCGGGACCGGACGTCGTCCGAGCGCCTCGGTGACGACGACGCCCCGGCACCCGCGTCCGCCTCGCTGGACGACGGTCTCGGTGAGCGGGACTCGCTCACCAGCCTGCTGGAGGCCGTGCCCAACTTCCGTGGCGACATGGTCGTACCCGAGGCTCCGGTCGCGTCGGCTGCCCCGCAGCCGGACGAGCCCACCGAGGAGCCGGAGGCCGTCGAGCCGCCCGCCTCCGCGGCGAGCGCGGGTTCGGCGTACGCGGATGTGCTGATGCCGCGCTCGGTGGCGGGCCACCGCGACCGGCTGACCGGTACGACGGA encodes the following:
- the sepH gene encoding septation protein SepH; the protein is MPELRVVAVSNDGTRLVLKAADSTEYTLPIDERLRAAVRNDRARLGQIEIEVESHLRPRDIQARIRAGATAEEVAQMAGIPVDRVRRFEGPVLAERAFMAERARKTPVRRPGENTGPQLGEAVAERLLLRGAEKDTTQWDSWRRDDGTWEVLLVYRVAGEPHSASWTYDPPRRLVQAVDDEARALIGEADDTPEPSFPFVPRIARLPRDRDRDRDRDRDRTSSERLGDDDAPAPASASLDDGLGERDSLTSLLEAVPNFRGDMVVPEAPVASAAPQPDEPTEEPEAVEPPASAASAGSAYADVLMPRSVAGHRDRLTGTTDRQAEADGVRPGRRAAVPSWDEIVFGTRRKKQE